One Spiroplasma sp. NBRC 100390 DNA window includes the following coding sequences:
- a CDS encoding TIGR04570 family membrane protein has protein sequence MSSFSLSKERGLWQKIFKKIPWFYHSIFIMIGVITGLLFQLLYIKRWDFPYFFIFVIAILIIYCVLFLLFGPIIKQNWFWKKNLNEK, from the coding sequence ATGAGTAGCTTTTCGTTATCAAAAGAAAGAGGACTTTGACAAAAGATTTTTAAAAAAATTCCGTGGTTTTATCATAGTATTTTTATTATGATTGGTGTAATCACGGGGCTTTTATTTCAACTGCTATATATTAAACGCTGAGATTTTCCATATTTTTTTATTTTTGTTATTGCAATTTTAATAATTTATTGCGTATTATTTTTATTATTTGGACCGATTATTAAGCAAAACTGATTTTGAAAGAAGAATTTAAATGAAAAATAA
- a CDS encoding alpha,alpha-phosphotrehalase, with product MDKINFQEAIVYEIHPQSFYDSNNDGVGDISGIIQKLDYLAMLGVNYLWLNPIYFSPQKDNGYDVADYKKINPLFGTMNDFERLISEAKKRNIYLMMDMIFNHCSIEHEWFQKVLAGNKEYQDRFFFLSGDKTIPPNNWQSKFGGSVWEYHDGLKKFYLHLFDKTQIDLNWRDDKLRQDIYEIINYWLQKGVQGLRFDVINLIGKPSTFVDDLTGDGRKYYTDLPQVHKYLQEMGQKTYHMKENVITVGELSSTSIEQAILYTKSTSQELNMAFTFHHLKIDYLNNEKWALAPYDPAKLVANIKEWQQLVQAEDGWLATFLNNHDQPRALSRFGDSQNYRFESATALAAVVLMLRGTPYLYQGEEFGMENNDYQNISQLKDVESINYYQILKQKGYEVSAILKILSARSRDNARTPMQWNDKQFSGFSSHQPWINVNTNYLRVNWEKDYYSPQSIFKGYQFLIQLRKKNLAFSYGQIDFLDINPVVLSFYRSYQDQKFLVIINLSNQEIMFDNKLTNFKIIYNNYQTIDEKLKPYQVIIFDYLISKPVK from the coding sequence ATGGATAAAATTAATTTTCAAGAAGCGATTGTGTATGAAATTCATCCACAATCTTTTTATGATAGTAACAATGATGGTGTTGGTGATATTTCAGGCATTATTCAAAAGCTAGATTATTTAGCAATGTTAGGTGTTAATTATTTATGGTTAAACCCAATTTATTTTTCACCGCAAAAAGATAATGGTTATGATGTTGCTGATTATAAAAAAATAAATCCTTTGTTTGGAACGATGAATGATTTTGAAAGATTAATTAGTGAAGCAAAAAAAAGAAATATTTATCTTATGATGGATATGATTTTTAATCATTGTTCAATTGAACATGAATGATTTCAAAAAGTACTTGCAGGGAATAAAGAATATCAAGACCGTTTTTTCTTCTTATCAGGGGATAAAACAATTCCACCAAATAATTGGCAGAGTAAGTTTGGTGGTTCAGTTTGAGAATATCATGATGGATTAAAAAAGTTTTATTTACACTTGTTTGATAAAACTCAGATTGATTTAAACTGACGTGATGATAAATTACGTCAAGATATTTATGAAATTATTAATTATTGATTACAAAAAGGGGTGCAAGGATTACGTTTTGATGTTATCAATTTAATTGGAAAACCATCAACATTTGTTGATGATTTAACTGGTGATGGACGAAAATATTATACTGATTTGCCACAAGTTCACAAGTATTTGCAAGAAATGGGACAAAAGACATACCATATGAAAGAAAATGTTATCACAGTTGGTGAATTATCGTCAACTTCAATTGAGCAAGCTATTTTGTACACTAAATCAACATCACAAGAATTAAATATGGCCTTTACCTTCCATCATTTAAAAATTGATTATTTAAATAATGAAAAGTGAGCATTAGCACCTTATGACCCTGCAAAATTAGTAGCAAACATTAAAGAATGACAACAGTTAGTTCAAGCAGAAGACGGTTGGTTAGCAACTTTTTTAAATAATCATGATCAACCACGGGCTTTATCTCGCTTTGGTGATTCACAAAATTATCGTTTTGAATCAGCAACTGCTTTAGCCGCTGTTGTCCTGATGTTAAGAGGAACACCATATCTTTATCAAGGAGAAGAATTTGGAATGGAAAATAATGATTATCAAAATATTAGCCAACTTAAGGATGTTGAGTCAATTAATTATTACCAAATTTTAAAACAAAAAGGCTATGAAGTGTCAGCAATTTTAAAAATTCTTAGTGCTCGTTCACGTGATAATGCCCGAACTCCAATGCAATGAAATGATAAGCAGTTTAGTGGTTTCAGTTCTCATCAGCCATGAATTAATGTAAATACAAATTATTTAAGAGTTAATTGGGAAAAAGATTATTATAGTCCGCAATCAATTTTTAAGGGATATCAATTTTTAATTCAATTACGCAAAAAAAATTTAGCCTTTAGTTATGGCCAAATTGATTTTCTTGATATTAATCCTGTTGTGTTAAGTTTTTATCGCTCTTATCAGGACCAAAAATTTTTAGTAATTATTAATTTGTCGAATCAAGAAATTATGTTTGATAATAAGTTAACTAATTTTAAAATTATTTATAATAATTATCAAACTATTGATGAAAAACTTAAGCCATATCAAGTAATAATTTTTGATTATTTAATATCAAAACCAGTTAAATAA
- a CDS encoding prolipoprotein diacylglyceryl transferase produces the protein MSNILLTSGPPSPDWITPTNTPHDILATYGGWVHMYAVFITTGMILSVLACFIRLKIKKIPIEPLIWSVFVIIPFSLFGASFFGKVNNDVNNPWVTEPGAVPFWSLFAFWKAGMSIHGGVLFGTITGLIVFGIVGRKSKVSLWVYTDAIIPNILLGQVLGRWGNFFNHELLGSVTSYDSLRWLPAFIRDNLWQWAGSSGLSPETSGGEIVFRQPIFLYESFFNFLAWLFITFFIPFAGQLFGKKPWKKDSKEYPFDLKYNFIHFFNRKYIKKDKMTWKEVWDKAYFNYVPSQKQLDEMPKVSFVKTKSELGNRFKKWWHNDSAELTKLNNPGRYSITRSGVQTGFYFFLWNLIRFVLETQRDDVSTLFIKNYRALDYAVLILIAVLGLVLAIYAQWGAPRKFRKNGFIYEKEYVDFESLQTWKFDKYLANNIVIGEDNYVDKLPIIIKTKVMEFLGYQDESFDKYFELKYFKTNDQVLTNNEITNYSFKIVALPTASNKFIDDLVVNQTYKVDLSKILKQVTLDLTKPNNNQYLTLSSQQFGTLLNDFIHRDETAAQIKAIWNNFYPNINEKKTTIFNLNLNELINFDELKISPIAKKIEVSKFKFKANQFYYFNKKVCFKLNWQ, from the coding sequence ATGAGTAATATTTTATTAACAAGTGGGCCACCATCTCCGGATTGAATTACGCCTACTAATACGCCACACGACATTTTAGCAACATATGGTGGCTGAGTTCATATGTATGCTGTATTTATTACTACGGGAATGATTTTATCTGTTTTAGCCTGTTTTATTCGGTTAAAAATTAAGAAGATTCCGATTGAACCTCTAATTTGATCAGTTTTTGTTATTATTCCTTTTTCATTATTTGGTGCTAGTTTTTTTGGAAAAGTTAATAATGATGTTAACAATCCATGGGTAACAGAACCAGGAGCGGTGCCATTTTGGTCATTATTTGCGTTTTGAAAAGCAGGAATGAGTATTCATGGTGGTGTTCTGTTTGGAACCATTACTGGTTTAATTGTGTTTGGCATTGTGGGGAGAAAATCAAAGGTTTCACTTTGAGTTTATACTGATGCTATTATTCCAAATATTTTATTGGGACAAGTATTAGGACGTTGAGGTAATTTCTTTAACCATGAATTATTAGGAAGTGTTACTTCGTATGATTCATTACGTTGACTACCAGCATTTATTCGTGATAACTTATGACAATGAGCTGGATCTTCTGGATTATCACCAGAAACAAGTGGCGGAGAAATTGTCTTTCGTCAACCAATTTTCTTATATGAATCGTTCTTTAACTTTTTAGCATGATTATTTATTACTTTTTTTATTCCTTTTGCTGGACAGTTATTTGGCAAAAAACCATGGAAAAAAGACTCAAAAGAATATCCTTTTGATTTAAAATATAATTTTATTCATTTCTTTAACCGGAAATATATTAAAAAAGATAAAATGACATGAAAAGAAGTCTGAGATAAAGCATATTTTAATTATGTACCAAGCCAAAAACAATTAGATGAGATGCCGAAAGTATCATTTGTTAAAACCAAATCAGAACTAGGTAATCGTTTTAAAAAATGGTGGCATAATGATAGTGCAGAATTAACAAAATTAAATAATCCTGGGCGTTATTCAATAACACGTAGTGGAGTTCAAACTGGTTTTTATTTCTTTTTATGAAATTTAATTCGTTTTGTTCTTGAAACGCAACGTGATGATGTTTCAACATTATTTATTAAAAATTATCGAGCATTAGATTATGCGGTTTTAATTTTAATTGCAGTATTGGGATTAGTATTGGCAATTTATGCACAATGAGGAGCGCCACGAAAATTTCGTAAGAATGGTTTTATTTATGAAAAAGAATATGTTGATTTTGAGAGTTTACAAACTTGAAAATTTGATAAATATTTAGCTAATAATATTGTTATTGGTGAAGATAATTATGTTGATAAATTACCAATAATTATTAAGACAAAAGTAATGGAATTCTTAGGTTATCAAGATGAATCTTTTGATAAATATTTTGAATTAAAATATTTTAAAACCAATGATCAAGTTTTAACTAATAATGAAATTACTAATTATAGTTTTAAAATTGTGGCATTGCCAACAGCAAGTAATAAATTTATTGATGATTTGGTTGTTAATCAAACATATAAAGTTGATTTAAGTAAAATCTTAAAACAAGTAACGTTAGACCTAACAAAACCAAATAATAATCAATATTTAACATTATCAAGTCAGCAATTTGGAACATTATTAAATGATTTTATTCATCGTGATGAAACAGCAGCACAAATTAAAGCAATCTGAAATAATTTTTATCCAAATATTAATGAAAAGAAAACAACTATTTTTAACCTTAATCTTAATGAATTAATTAATTTTGATGAATTAAAAATTAGCCCTATTGCTAAAAAAATTGAAGTATCAAAATTTAAATTTAAAGCAAACCAATTTTATTATTTTAATAAAAAAGTTTGTTTTAAATTAAACTGACAATAA
- a CDS encoding winged helix-turn-helix domain-containing protein: MGSKELETILKTMISKGKPGLRLPSEAMLMKQYQVSRTTVRDTFKKLIGKNMIYSLQGKGYFTLNRVFWSTELSFSKKIWQCS, encoded by the coding sequence ATGGGAAGTAAAGAATTAGAGACAATTTTAAAAACAATGATAAGTAAAGGCAAACCAGGGTTGAGATTACCATCAGAAGCAATGCTGATGAAACAATATCAAGTTAGTCGGACAACTGTTCGTGATACATTTAAAAAGTTAATTGGAAAAAATATGATTTATAGTTTGCAAGGGAAAGGTTATTTTACTTTGAATCGAGTTTTTTGAAGTACGGAATTATCATTTTCAAAAAAAATATGACAATGCAGTTAA
- a CDS encoding ferritin gives MLKKDIEKDLQQYINEHLKMQFFCYNLSSAAEKLGFPGFSHYFQVQAQDEVLHQRRIMNFVSERDGHYEVKNIVEEYHDIKNITELMEIYQTKRAYFADLTNKLAHHAQEVGDLVTYKFYDWFVIDFYEELAEIKDIVDWIKMSNNTYYNIDHKMGAKEEPDTLTVIDPFSPHA, from the coding sequence ATGTTAAAAAAAGATATTGAAAAAGACTTACAACAATATATTAATGAACACCTTAAAATGCAATTTTTTTGTTATAATTTAAGTTCAGCGGCCGAAAAATTAGGTTTTCCTGGTTTTAGTCATTATTTTCAAGTTCAAGCACAAGATGAAGTTTTACATCAACGTCGAATTATGAACTTTGTATCAGAACGTGATGGTCATTATGAAGTAAAAAATATTGTTGAAGAATATCATGATATTAAAAATATTACAGAACTAATGGAAATCTATCAAACAAAACGGGCATATTTCGCTGATTTAACCAATAAATTAGCACATCATGCTCAAGAAGTTGGGGATTTAGTAACCTATAAATTTTATGATTGATTTGTGATTGATTTTTATGAAGAATTAGCAGAGATAAAAGACATTGTTGATTGAATTAAAATGTCAAACAATACTTACTATAATATTGATCATAAAATGGGTGCAAAAGAGGAACCAGATACTTTAACAGTTATTGATCCATTTAGTCCACATGCATAA
- a CDS encoding PTS transporter subunit EIIC codes for MPKKTYLTEIETLIPLLGGIDNIISYTHCVSRLRLVLKDNDRADSKGIEELANVKGTVQPIGQYHVVIGADVSSYFLEFQKYLKSKSENFNTEQANSSSKKKTKWYQRLLQHFSEIFIPLIPALVAGGLILGFRNILEANWSGPGTSLVSISVFAKGLNEFLWIPAQAVFWYIPVTICWSIFNKMGGSPVIGIIIGLTLLLPPLVDIYSIAGEAGNSLWIFNVAPTFDFGAWKFPWKVQYTGQVIPAIGVAFFGVYLEKGLNRIIPAVLKQIFVPLITILLSFTIGLCLIGPVGYIIGSAISIGLSWTLINPIAKYFFAPILGLLYAPIVITGVHTMFNAVMIQNTAQIGGSFIFPILCMSNIAQGSATLMFTINNRKDPKIKEVGISATTSAWLGVTEPAMYGINLRFFYPFLGAIVGSASGALLLTVAGVTSNGIGNGAWLGVLSIQPFSQVNGVKTFIGTGFTWFIISGLLTMSVSMTLTWFLEKVPRFAKLRNELLSIKGKSLLNFKNQPKIAENISE; via the coding sequence ATGCCAAAAAAAACATATCTTACTGAAATAGAAACATTAATTCCGTTATTAGGAGGAATTGATAATATTATTTCATATACACATTGTGTGTCTAGGCTTAGATTAGTGTTAAAAGACAATGATAGAGCCGATTCAAAAGGAATTGAGGAATTAGCAAATGTTAAAGGAACAGTCCAACCAATTGGACAGTATCACGTTGTAATTGGAGCAGATGTTAGTAGTTATTTTCTTGAATTTCAAAAGTATTTGAAGTCTAAATCAGAAAACTTTAATACAGAACAAGCAAATTCTTCTTCAAAGAAGAAAACAAAATGATATCAACGCTTATTACAACATTTTTCTGAAATTTTTATTCCTTTAATTCCAGCGTTAGTTGCTGGTGGTTTAATTTTAGGGTTCCGAAATATTTTAGAAGCTAATTGAAGCGGACCAGGGACTTCATTAGTTAGTATTTCTGTTTTTGCAAAAGGGTTAAATGAATTTTTATGAATTCCAGCCCAAGCAGTTTTTTGATACATCCCTGTGACAATCTGTTGATCAATTTTTAATAAAATGGGTGGTTCACCAGTAATTGGAATCATTATTGGTTTAACGTTATTATTACCACCACTAGTTGACATTTATTCAATTGCTGGTGAAGCTGGTAATTCATTGTGAATCTTTAATGTAGCGCCAACATTTGATTTTGGGGCTTGAAAGTTTCCTTGAAAAGTTCAGTATACTGGTCAGGTGATTCCCGCCATTGGAGTAGCCTTCTTTGGTGTTTATTTAGAAAAAGGTTTAAACCGGATTATTCCGGCGGTTTTGAAACAAATTTTTGTGCCTTTAATAACTATTTTGTTATCGTTTACCATTGGATTATGTCTAATTGGTCCGGTTGGTTATATTATTGGAAGTGCAATCTCAATTGGGTTAAGCTGGACATTAATTAATCCAATTGCCAAATATTTCTTTGCTCCCATACTGGGATTGTTATATGCCCCAATTGTTATTACTGGGGTTCATACAATGTTTAATGCTGTAATGATTCAAAATACTGCTCAAATTGGTGGATCATTTATTTTTCCAATCTTATGTATGTCAAATATTGCGCAAGGAAGTGCAACTTTAATGTTCACTATTAATAATCGGAAAGATCCAAAAATTAAGGAAGTTGGAATTTCTGCAACAACTTCTGCTTGGTTAGGAGTAACAGAACCAGCAATGTATGGAATTAACTTACGTTTCTTTTATCCGTTTTTAGGCGCAATTGTTGGTTCAGCTAGTGGTGCCTTATTATTAACGGTTGCTGGTGTAACTTCGAACGGAATTGGGAATGGAGCATGATTAGGTGTTTTATCAATTCAACCTTTTAGTCAAGTTAATGGTGTTAAGACATTTATTGGAACAGGATTTACGTGATTTATTATTAGTGGTTTATTAACAATGAGTGTAAGTATGACACTAACTTGGTTTTTAGAAAAAGTCCCGCGTTTTGCAAAATTACGAAATGAATTATTAAGCATTAAAGGAAAAAGTTTACTTAATTTTAAAAACCAACCAAAAATAGCGGAAAATATTAGTGAATAA
- a CDS encoding PTS transporter subunit EIIC: MAKSENLRQKENYFMKLKNKIKAPFEGGKNSRFKIGINKFAKAILTMIAILPVAGLFIVVGKIIGPLGFGQITSIAKVANHIGTIIETIGWMPFRHIGLLFAIAIGGSWAKNKAGGCFAGAIAYLTLLSVGATFFVTRTGTDGTEFMNYILGGRWTNQKDYFSNQEGVYSLRFDALGGIITGFIGAGVYNKFFAFNRLPNALSFFNGPRFVPLMVIVVCLPIAITLSLFWPLIQTGINVIGKNIALNNKIPFIIPFETFRQGY; encoded by the coding sequence ATGGCAAAGTCAGAAAATTTAAGGCAAAAGGAAAACTATTTTATGAAATTAAAGAATAAAATTAAGGCGCCATTTGAAGGGGGAAAGAATTCACGCTTTAAAATTGGGATTAATAAATTTGCTAAGGCAATTTTAACAATGATTGCAATTTTACCAGTTGCTGGGTTATTCATTGTTGTTGGTAAAATTATTGGACCGTTAGGCTTTGGTCAAATTACAAGTATTGCCAAAGTAGCAAACCATATTGGAACAATTATTGAAACAATTGGTTGAATGCCATTCCGTCATATTGGATTGTTATTTGCTATTGCTATTGGTGGGTCATGAGCTAAAAATAAGGCTGGTGGTTGTTTTGCTGGAGCAATTGCTTATTTAACATTATTAAGTGTTGGAGCAACATTTTTTGTAACTAGAACAGGAACTGATGGAACTGAGTTTATGAATTATATTTTAGGGGGAAGATGAACCAACCAAAAGGATTATTTTAGTAATCAAGAAGGGGTTTATTCACTCCGTTTTGATGCATTGGGGGGAATTATTACTGGTTTTATTGGGGCTGGAGTTTATAATAAGTTTTTTGCTTTTAATCGTTTACCTAATGCGTTATCTTTTTTTAATGGACCACGCTTTGTGCCATTAATGGTAATTGTGGTTTGTTTACCAATTGCAATTACTTTGTCCCTATTTTGACCACTAATCCAAACGGGAATAAATGTTATTGGGAAGAATATTGCTTTAAATAATAAAATTCCGTTTATTATTCCTTTTGAAACTTTTCGTCAAGGGTATTAG
- a CDS encoding DUF3137 domain-containing protein → MNTTALSETAVNKIKTLHQDHLQQHYKKITSFWRKSVIIDVIFSILITILGTGLLVGIILNVINISNNKLQFYLIYVALPLLVVTIIIYVLIKAGAVSISLFLNRLDYNAYYQIAIEDLWKDEITLDEVSNNFKIIPEPNFTSFSKDPKKNNLLQQSLIRVSSLEEKLDNKVINGTTKNNTFSLGVITVRKTMVFLKTLIFCLLIGLIILASLSNSKGKDSKTSNSIANGINMTYLLLWIEMKRSENYFFFTATLPKNFEIEANIVPHQNKFKKFILNNKEIQLEGTEFPNLFDTNTTDPVELRKILTPKVMANLIDNSNKYQEVLSMSFVNNKFTLLLDKYYYSKKAHHQDQIWKPIIARNKNIQNCIDDLIAKIELDLSHLRKGLDYLTGFDIK, encoded by the coding sequence ATGAATACCACTGCGTTATCAGAAACAGCAGTTAATAAAATTAAAACTCTTCATCAAGATCATCTTCAACAACACTATAAAAAAATTACTAGTTTTTGACGAAAATCAGTTATAATTGATGTTATTTTTAGTATCTTAATTACAATTTTAGGAACAGGTTTATTAGTGGGAATTATTCTTAATGTTATTAATATTAGCAATAATAAATTACAATTTTATCTTATCTATGTTGCCTTACCATTATTAGTAGTAACAATTATTATTTATGTTTTAATTAAAGCTGGTGCTGTTAGTATTAGTCTTTTTCTTAATCGATTAGATTATAATGCATATTACCAAATTGCAATTGAAGATCTTTGAAAAGATGAAATTACCCTTGATGAAGTAAGCAATAACTTTAAAATTATTCCTGAACCAAACTTTACTAGTTTTAGTAAAGATCCAAAAAAAAATAATCTTTTACAACAAAGTTTAATTCGAGTAAGTAGCTTAGAAGAGAAGCTAGATAATAAAGTTATTAATGGTACAACAAAAAATAACACCTTTTCATTGGGTGTTATTACTGTTCGAAAAACAATGGTCTTCTTAAAAACATTAATTTTTTGTCTTCTTATTGGCCTAATTATTTTAGCTAGTCTTTCTAATAGTAAAGGCAAAGATTCAAAAACATCAAATAGCATTGCAAATGGTATTAATATGACTTACTTATTATTATGAATTGAAATGAAGCGTTCAGAAAACTACTTTTTCTTTACGGCCACATTACCAAAAAACTTCGAAATTGAAGCAAATATTGTTCCCCATCAAAATAAATTTAAAAAGTTTATTTTAAATAACAAAGAAATCCAACTAGAAGGAACGGAATTCCCTAATTTATTTGATACTAATACAACTGATCCAGTTGAACTACGAAAAATTTTAACACCAAAAGTAATGGCTAATTTAATTGACAATAGTAATAAATATCAAGAAGTTTTATCAATGTCCTTTGTTAATAATAAATTTACTTTACTGCTTGATAAATATTATTATAGTAAAAAAGCACATCATCAAGATCAAATTTGAAAACCCATTATTGCAAGAAACAAAAATATTCAAAATTGTATTGATGATTTAATTGCTAAGATTGAATTAGATTTAAGTCATTTGAGAAAGGGATTAGATTATTTAACTGGTTTTGATATTAAATAA
- a CDS encoding LacI family DNA-binding transcriptional regulator, whose translation MKNKKISIKTIAEECGVGVGTVSRYFNGGYVSQEKRVLIQKVVEKYNFQPDFAAHSIKKKILEVYILIPDLTSSNTFIVKSILKQINDSFSKIVPFVVETTYNEERYLLHLQEIVRRNPAALVLFTISNDQNIRTFLKTITIPIIVYGRQWGNTVFINNDNEMMYSLLEKMAANGEFNNHHKILYIGENPVTNLPTGFARYDTVTNWFQMHNYSFDSYFFDKNQEGVIYDLIKTIDLKQKIIICGTHTCYKIALAFLMKQNITNSLVTDISNMSDFFLPVLQKQYCIAINYEELATKIVFRLKQILDGNSNDNEQTIECLNYEIKTFLK comes from the coding sequence ATGAAAAATAAAAAGATTTCTATTAAAACAATTGCAGAGGAATGTGGCGTTGGGGTTGGAACGGTGTCTCGTTATTTTAATGGTGGTTATGTTAGCCAAGAAAAGCGAGTTTTAATTCAAAAAGTTGTTGAAAAATATAATTTTCAGCCAGATTTTGCTGCACACTCAATTAAAAAGAAAATTTTGGAAGTATATATTTTAATTCCAGATTTAACAAGTAGTAATACTTTTATTGTTAAATCAATTTTAAAACAAATTAATGATAGCTTTTCAAAAATAGTACCATTTGTAGTCGAAACAACTTATAATGAAGAACGATATTTATTACATTTACAGGAAATAGTTCGTCGTAATCCAGCAGCTTTAGTTTTATTTACAATTAGTAATGATCAAAATATTCGCACTTTTTTAAAAACAATTACAATTCCAATTATTGTCTATGGTCGACAATGAGGGAATACAGTTTTTATTAATAATGATAATGAAATGATGTATTCATTATTAGAAAAAATGGCAGCAAATGGTGAATTTAATAATCATCATAAAATTCTTTATATTGGAGAGAATCCCGTGACTAATTTACCAACTGGATTTGCTCGTTATGATACTGTTACAAACTGATTTCAAATGCATAATTATTCTTTTGATAGCTATTTTTTTGATAAAAATCAGGAAGGTGTTATTTATGATCTTATTAAAACAATTGACTTAAAGCAGAAAATTATCATTTGTGGGACGCATACTTGTTATAAAATTGCTCTTGCGTTTTTAATGAAACAAAATATTACAAATAGTTTGGTAACTGATATTTCTAATATGAGTGATTTTTTTCTTCCAGTTTTGCAAAAACAATATTGTATTGCAATTAATTATGAGGAATTAGCAACTAAAATTGTTTTTAGGCTAAAACAAATTTTGGATGGAAATAGTAACGATAATGAACAAACAATTGAATGTTTAAATTATGAAATTAAAACTTTTTTAAAATAA
- a CDS encoding TIM-barrel domain-containing protein, whose translation MCELEAVTTGVPILRAMVLEDEDDSIAQIIDSQFYLGSNLLIAPILTPQTMKREVYLPAGEWFLFGQKEKKYLGKQSYLLSCSADEILLFVKGNTIIPTIKEDNYHFEQLDTVSLELNLYGTLPSKYELKFKLNKNLIIITYQNQKFNISSKHSYVVK comes from the coding sequence ATGTGTGAATTAGAAGCAGTGACAACAGGGGTGCCAATTTTACGAGCAATGGTTTTAGAAGATGAGGATGATTCAATTGCACAAATAATTGATAGTCAATTTTATTTAGGGAGTAATTTATTAATAGCTCCGATTTTAACACCACAAACAATGAAGCGAGAAGTTTATTTACCTGCAGGAGAATGGTTTTTGTTTGGCCAAAAAGAAAAGAAATATCTTGGAAAGCAATCTTATTTATTGTCTTGTTCGGCAGATGAAATTTTGCTTTTTGTAAAAGGAAACACTATTATTCCAACTATTAAAGAAGATAATTATCATTTTGAACAATTAGACACTGTTTCATTAGAATTAAATCTTTATGGAACATTACCATCAAAATACGAATTAAAGTTTAAACTTAACAAGAATTTAATTATAATTACTTATCAAAATCAAAAGTTTAATATTTCATCAAAGCACAGTTATGTTGTAAAATAG